AATGGAATATAATCTTGGGTTTTTCACCTATCCATGATCTTCCCAAAACCTGGCTTTTTGGCCATCTCCAATTTTTATCCCACAATAACTAAAAAAAAGTTTCTTCAACTCCATCAGCCCTTGCCAAAGATGTGATTCACCAGGTTTGGAGACCAATTGTCCCAGAGTTTTGTTGGAAAGGTATTTCTTAATAAGAATACGTTGCCAAAAACCGTCAATGCTAAAAATGTCAATGAGTGATGATTTTTGAGAAAAGGAGAAAAAGAGAACAAGTATATGTTGCTATATGGATGGAACCACATGCCATCATCTTCAACAAATTTATGAATTCAAACGATTATATTGGCGTGCCTATTTTGTATTCCACAGTGATCCACAGACACTCAACTAATATATATAGTAGCCTACTAACTCGAAGGCAGACGATTGAGCATGTATGGCTCACAAGCAACTTGTATTTAATCATGGTCATTGCTCAAGGAGATCATTTGCCATTTGTGTCTTTTGATGCTCCTCTCATCTTGTCGGCTCTTCTCATTCTCTCAGCATACTTGTTGATGTCAAAGATTGTACTGGTGCTTCTTCCTCCAAATGACGACTCCAGCGTGTCTAAGTCAAAGATGTCAGCAATTGTTTTCAGGCTCTCTGGTTTGTTAGCATACACAAACTTCACTTTCTCTTTCATGTTTGGCTGGACGAAGTTCTTTGCTATCTGCAAATCAAGTAAAGGCAGAGTTGTTAAATCAAATTGAGATTTtcactgataaacaggaaacacacTCTCACAAGACTGCAAACACCGACGAGCTAGGATGGATTTTCCATTTCCATTGCGTGTGCACGCTCATGTGGGGTTTTACCACTACTTGTTTAGCAAATACCAACATATAAGTTGGCAACGACTACGTGTGCTTGGTGCGGACTAGGATTAACCATCAGAAAATAGTGTTGAAGTTCCTAATTAAGTACCACATATATGAGGCAAGACTGTTATGAAAGCCCTACAGCAAGGTTATATATCCACCCTTCTACAAGTCAGACAACCCATGACTCACGAACGTGGATATGTGCATGAGTAGAAGGAAAAAACGTTGGATGTGAGCATAAAACACCACAATTTAGAATCTCTGTATACCTTCCAAAAAGATTCAAAAATCCTCGGAGGGTCAAAAGGAATCGCCACTGCTATCACCCCTGGATAGTAATTTTGAATTATGTGCATGGTTTCACGGGTTGTCGACAATGGCGTGCTCGATATTGACCAGCCTCGGAAGTCAGTCAACCAAACAACATAGTCGTCTTGTTCATCTGCTGAGTTGGTGGCGAAATACTCGAGGAGATATACCAGGTGCTTTATCTGCTCCTTGACTGAAACTTTAGACTGTTGTACAAGTTAATGAACCTTAATTAGTAGGAAAGAAAGGTAGATACTCTTTCTTCTTCGTTGGTGTTCAACTCTTTGTTACCAATATCTTCTAATGGATTGATCAGTGTAGCAGGCCATAAGTAAAGTACCTTCATTGGTAGGTTTACTACGAGGACACTTCTTCCATTCTTGTCAAGGTAGTCGGCTACATGTGTTCTCCTGGCCTCGTTCTCCATTTCAGCAAGGTCTTCCTGCCATTTACTCGTAGAGAAGAGTTGCTTACACAATCCATTGAAGCAGAGTAATACGGCACACAATTATGAGCAGATATTTAGAGATGGAGCAATCTATAAGGCTAATAGAGTATACAGTTAAATTTTACTGACCCAGGAAATTGCATCCGGCCTGTACTCACGCCTCCACTTGACGGTTTCCTTGAGACCCTTGGTTGCTTGTTCCGTGCTCCAATTCCTCGCTCGGAGGAAACGGCGGATGGTGGCGTCTGACAGGAAACTCGGCATCTCCTCGGTCAGACTGCCAAGGAGACCCCGCACCTCATTTATCTGACATACGTGCAAATCGAAGTTACTGGTTAATATCTTTGTGAAAAAATTATTAGTTTTGAATTTTGCATAGCCCCATTGCAGCATAAATTTCGCTCTCCTTTCTATGAGAACGTGGAGTACTAACATTGATCATGCACCCTGTACGACTGTACGTATAGTGCATATGTAGTGGGCAAAATAACATCGATTTTGATACATAACACCGGTCGATGTTAGAACGTTTATATATTTCTACGTATTGTCAGAAAACCATATCCAAATATAATGGGTGTATCTACATCCATGTTTGACTGAAGCTTTTGATGTTTTCCTCCATGTTATTTAGAAGTAATTGAACACAATATTGAAAGTACGTGTTTTGGTAACGAATTCGACCTCACTTGAAGATCAACATGGATTTGCAGTGTCCATTATATGTTCCATAAACATAGTACATATCAAAATTGTACTACTATATGGCTATACCACCGGATGTTCGGTGCCCACCTTGATGTCGTCCTTCGTGCTTTCTCGGCAACTAGAGCTCATTTTCTATTGCACTACATCAGTCTCCCGATGTGAGTGCATCGTCTGAGAACCATCGACTTCCAACATTTATACAACAAGATGGCCGGAAAGCTTGTGGGTTGGGATTGGGAATGACGGCTTATCAAATCACCTGGTAGAAATGCTTTGATCAAAGTGGCCATTTCCTCTTAGGCTATTTGTCACCTCACTCCCCTGGTTGTGCCTAAAGGGACCATGAAGGCAACCGTTAGCTAGATTGCTTTCGTTTGGCCCGGTGCTGACAAGGTGTCTAGACTCTAGAGGGAAGTATAAGGTGAGGTGGGACCTTGTGTGCTGGCCGACCACCATGGGGGGGCCTCGGCGTCCTTGACCTTGAAATTTTTGCTTGATCACCTCGCTTCTGTTGACCATGGTTTGAATGAAAAGATCTGGGCCATGCGTGGGCAGGTTTGGGTCATCCTTGGGATGATGTGGATATGAACCACTTACCGTTGCAATGGTAAAGCTGAGAACTTTGGCTNNNNNNNNNNNNNNNNNNNNNNNNNNNNNNNNNNNNNNNNNNNNNNNNNNNNNNNNNNNNNNNNNNNNNNNNNNNNNNNNNNNNNNNNNNNNNNNNNNNNNNNNNNNNNNNNNNNNNNNNNNNNNNNNNNNNNNNNNNNNNNNNNNNNNNNNNNNNNNNNNNNNNNNNNNNNNNNNNNNNNNNNNNNNNNNNNNNNNNNNNNNNNNNNNNNNNNNNNNNNNNNNNNNNNNNNNNNNNNNNNNNNNNNNNNNNNNNNNNNNNNNNNNNNNNNNNNNNNNNNNNNNNNNNNNNNNNNNNNNNNNNNNNNNNNNNNNNNNNNNNNNNNNNNNNNNNNNNNNNNNNNNNNNNNNNNNNNNNNNNNNNNNNCGAAAGCTGAAGGATATTTCATCATCCATTTTTGCGATCTTCAAGTGCAAGACGAGTTGTCTGTTTGGAGTGCCTTGTGGTTGATCAATGGAGATGAGTAACATCAATTCCAATTTGGACTTCACAGTACATCACATCACTAATTTCTATTGTTTTTGGCTAGGTCTCAAAGATGTACAGCTCAATGAAAACATCCTAGATGACATTACCGAAACATCACCGCTTCGGTCATTTATTCGGCCAAGTCGGCTTATTCCGCACAGCTTGGCAATGTTTCTACCTCCACTTCGAAATCGCTGGTGTGGAAAAATGTGCCACCCTAGAAAAAGTTTTTCGCTTGGCTCATACTGCAAGACCAGGTTTGGCTGGCCAACATATTGCAGCGTAGAGGGTAGCCAAACCGTGGCTTGTACCAACTATATGTAGAAGGGAGCCAGAGATGGTCACACATCTTTTGCTCTAGTGTAGATTTTCTAGCCATATTTTGGACGAGATTTAAAGCTTGTCTTGTACGTTCACACTGAGATGTGATCTCATTTCAATTCAGTTATGGAGCGGTGGGATTCGATGGTCAACATAATCAGTGGGCACAATCGAAAGGAGATTGCACCCCTTGTTATGCTTGTCTCATGGGATATTCGGAATGTGTGGAATACGGAGTTTTTAGAAATATTTCTACCATACCATCCATCATCATGCGCAAGATTAAAGTCAAAGCAAACATATGGGTTTTGGTGGGCACGAAGTACTTGAGTTCAATCATGCCGCGAGAGTAGGGCCCTTTGTAATTTTTGGTTACCTTTCGGTGTCTTAAATTCTTCTTAACTAGCCAGACGGCCCTCGCAAATGCGAAGGCATCATCTTAAATGTGTCAAAAGTGTATGCAAATTAAATTATAATTTTATAGTATTAATATTATAGGATTAGAATAATATGTTTCTATTGTCACAAAAAATATTATGATAAATAACATATCACGTTTGATTGAACTATATTTGATTAGCTTTAATTTGTGGATACATAATTATAACGTTCCATTTCCAAAAATAACACCATAATTATAGCCATATGTGTTGTATGTATGTGACATTAGATTAGTACATATAACTAAAGTTTAGAGTACACGCTTGATGCATTCTTATCTAATGTGAAATCTGGTTTATGAAGGAAAATTTCTGATTGTCGGTTTTTCATAATAATAATAAGGGTAAAAAAGTGATTCCGGATCTATCATTTTGCTGGTCTATGAACTAAGAATTGCTGTTTTATGTGGGACTTCTGGCTTAATTTGATTTTTTTGGTAGACCATGTGCTTTTACTATAGAATAAATATGGTATGTCATGAAAATATATGAGCCGTATACGTTTTTTGATATGTACACGCTACTATATGCATATTTTGTTGGTGCTTGTAAAACCATCTGGGGAAATGGAATAAACTGCTTAATGAAGTCAATACAAATACTAGCATTATAATATGCAATGCTTTTATTGTTTCATGTCTATATATACCAACGTAATTTTTACCATCTCTTGGCACCACCGAGCTATTTTTTGATATGTCCACTGATATCCCATGGTACTAATAAAAGGAGGATGCCAAATAGACGACGGGTGGTTTTGCTTTTTTGTTGAATTTTGACAATATTTTAATTTTATAAGATATTAATATATTACTTGTTTACAAAACAAATGATGGTCTATTCATTGTAATCTCTTTAGGCACAGTTGGGAGGATGAACTGTTAGGTGAATGATTGCCTTTCTTAATCCATTCAACCTaggcttcatataggagaagagagTCTACCATATTTGATAGATTGATGTTTTACTATTGTAGATTCTTAGTATATCTCTCTTTCTTTTCTCATGTCGTATATTTGTATACAATAAATAGGTCCAAAAGTTGGTAGCCTATTGTAATATCAACATGACAATTTGTAGTTATTTTCACTAAGAATAAGAATGGGTATTTTCCgtatatttttcttggaacaacTGGATAGCCGCCTATATGTGTCTCACATTGTTTGCCTCTATTTCACTACTTATTCGGAAAAAACATGGAATCAGGTAAATATATTATATTTATTTCAGAATAAATTCATTAATAACCAATGTGCTAAGATGTT
The Triticum dicoccoides isolate Atlit2015 ecotype Zavitan chromosome 3A, WEW_v2.0, whole genome shotgun sequence genome window above contains:
- the LOC119273177 gene encoding phosphatidylinositol transfer protein 3-like — its product is MSYQLVKKARSEATQQKASSLSLEQQQEKINEVRGLLGSLTEEMPSFLSDATIRRFLRARNWSTEQATKGLKETVKWRREYRPDAISWEDLAEMENEARRTHVADYLDKNGRSVLVVNLPMKSKVSVKEQIKHLVYLLEYFATNSADEQDDYVVWLTDFRGWSISSTPLSTTRETMHIIQNYYPGVIAVAIPFDPPRIFESFWKIAKNFVQPNMKEKVKFVYANKPESLKTIADIFDLDTLESSFGGRSTSTIFDINKYAERMRRADKMRGASKDTNGK